From a region of the Arachis ipaensis cultivar K30076 chromosome B09, Araip1.1, whole genome shotgun sequence genome:
- the LOC107618578 gene encoding multicystatin isoform X3 has translation MASAGDKRGRDDVDDKLNNTVGVTSSDEDGDDDCGSEPAVIRPYMKKLTEAELSEYYSRSFRSHGFDVPEFGCALAGGIRPIKLSKKYDELVSNFAKQALQVYNNQNNAKFEFDHLVKANCQAVAGIMYYITFTARSGDNALQTFCCKVWQKVMKKGTEVKFCVMATD, from the exons ATGGCTAGTGCTGGAGATAAAAGAGGTAGGGATGATGTGGATGATAAACTGAATAACACGGTGGGAGTAACTTCTTCTGATGAAGATGGCGACGACGATTGTGGTTCAGAACCAGCTGTAATCCGTCCCTATATGAAGAAACTCACTGAGGCTGAACTTTCTGAGTATTATAGCCGGTCCTTCAGGAGCCAT GGATTTGATGTTCCCGAGTTTGGATGTGCATTAGCTGGCGGAATTAGACCCATTAAGTTGAGTAAAAAATATGACGAACTCGTGAGCAATTTTGCTAAGCAAGCCTTGCAAGTCTACAATAACCAAAAT AATGCGAAGTTTGAGTTTGATCATCTTGTCAAGGCTAATTGCCAAGCTGTTGCCGGCATTATGTATTACATTACTTTTACTGCACGCTCTGGGGATAATGCGCTTCAAACCTTTTGCTGCAAAGTATGGCAAAAAGTAATGAAAAAGGGAACAGAAGTTAAGTTTTGTGTGATGGCAACTGATTAA
- the LOC107618578 gene encoding uncharacterized protein LOC107618578 isoform X1 — protein MASAGDKRGRDDVDDKLNNTVGVTSSDEDGDDDCGSEPAVIRPYMKKLTEAELSEYYSRSFRSHGFDVPEFGCALAGGIRPMKLGGRYDELVCNFAKQALQVYNNQNNANFEFDHLVKANIQAVSGFMYYITFTARSGDNAPQTFCTKVWQKVMNKGTEVKFCVMATVKQEAGTYQVSVAETSLGPCSSCV, from the exons ATGGCTAGTGCTGGAGATAAAAGAGGTAGGGATGATGTGGATGATAAACTGAATAACACGGTGGGAGTAACTTCTTCTGATGAAGATGGCGACGACGATTGTGGTTCAGAACCAGCTGTAATCCGTCCCTATATGAAGAAACTCACTGAGGCTGAACTTTCTGAGTATTATAGCCGGTCCTTCAGGAGCCAT GGATTTGATGTTCCCGAGTTTGGATGTGCATTAGCTGGCGGAATTAGACCCATGAAGCTGGGTGGAAGATATGACGAACTTGTGTGCAATTTTGCTAAGCAAGCCTTGCAAGTCTACAATAACCAAAAT AATGCGAATTTTGAGTTTGATCATCTTGTCAAGGCTAATATCCAAGCTGTTTCCGGCTTTATGTATTACATTACTTTTACTGCACGCTCTGGGGATAATGCGCCTCAAACCTTTTGCACCAAAGTATGGCAAAAAGTAATGAATAAGGGAACAGAAGTTAAGTTTTGTGTGATGGCAACTGTTAAGCAG GAAGCTGGTACATATCAGGTGTCAGTCGCGGAGACGAGTCTAGGACCCTGTTCTAGTTGTGTTTGA
- the LOC107618578 gene encoding uncharacterized protein LOC107618578 isoform X2, whose amino-acid sequence MASAGEKRGRDDVDDKLNNTVEVTSSDEDDDDDCDSEPVFMRLFSKQLTEAELSEYYSRSFSSNGFDVPEFGCALAGGIRPMKLGGRYDELVCNFAKQALQVYNNQNNANFEFDHLVKANIQAVSGFMYYITFTARSGDNAPQTFCTKVWQKVMNKGTEVKFCVMATVKQEAGTYQVSVAETSLGPCSSCV is encoded by the exons ATGGCTAGTgctggagaaaaaagaggaaGGGATGATGTGGATGATAAACTGAATAACACGGTGGAAGTAACTTCTTCTGATGAAGATGACGACGACGATTGCGATTCAGAACCAGTTTTTATGCGTCTCTTTAGTAAGCAACTCACTGAGGCTGAACTTTCTGAGTATTATAGCCGGTCCTTCAGCAGCAAT GGATTTGATGTTCCCGAGTTTGGATGTGCATTAGCTGGCGGAATTAGACCCATGAAGCTGGGTGGAAGATATGACGAACTTGTGTGCAATTTTGCTAAGCAAGCCTTGCAAGTCTACAATAACCAAAAT AATGCGAATTTTGAGTTTGATCATCTTGTCAAGGCTAATATCCAAGCTGTTTCCGGCTTTATGTATTACATTACTTTTACTGCACGCTCTGGGGATAATGCGCCTCAAACCTTTTGCACCAAAGTATGGCAAAAAGTAATGAATAAGGGAACAGAAGTTAAGTTTTGTGTGATGGCAACTGTTAAGCAG GAAGCTGGTACATATCAGGTGTCAGTCGCGGAGACGAGTCTAGGACCCTGTTCTAGTTGTGTTTGA